In the genome of Chryseobacterium sp. 52, the window CGGGTGTTTTTTACCAATATGTTTGTTGCACCAGTTGATTCCCTTTTCTACAGCATCAAAGCCATCGTAAGTTCCTTTATCGATAATTTCTGTCAGTGCTACCGCAGTTCTCCCGATTCCACATCCTATATCCAGCACATGATCTGTATTTTGTAAGCCGATATATTTTTTGAGGGCATTCACCTGACGGATTCCATGAGGAATGAAGTCGCTGCCGCCTACATAAATATCTCCTTTCTTAGGTTCGCTTTTAGATCTTTTTCCGGTAAGTCCATCATAGAGGTCTATCGGAAAATAATAGAGCTTTCTCCCTAAAAGCCTTAGGCCGGGAGGAAGTTTATAATAATATGAGCGTAATGCAGACATCTGCTACTTATTTCCTTTATAATAATTGATCAATCCATTGGTAGAACTGTCATGAGAATTGACTGCTTCATTGTTTTCAAGCTCAGGAAGGATCTTGTTGGCTAACACTTTTCCTAATTCCACTCCGAACTGGTCGAAGCTGAAAATATTCCAGATAACCCCCTGAACAAAAATCTTATGCTCGTACATTGCAATTAACTGTCCTAGTGAAAAAGGAGTTAATTCATTGAATAATATAGAGTTGGTAGGAGTATTTCCGTGAAAGACTTTATAGTTTAATAATCTGTCAATTTCTTCATCAGATTTTCCTTCGTTGCTTAATTCCTGCTCTACTTCCTCTTCAGATTTTCCAAAGGCAAGTGCTTCAGTCTGTGCGAAAAAGTTAGCTAAAAGTTTTGGCTGGTGATCAGAAACAGCATTGCTGCTTTTCACATACGCGATAAAATCTGCAGGAATAAGTTCAGTTCCCTGGTGGATCAACTGGTAGAAAGCATGCTGTCCGTTTGTCCCGGGTTCACCCCAGATGATTGGTCCCGTCTCATATTCTACGAATTCGCCGTTTCTGTCTACACATTTTCCGTTGCTTTCCATATCTCCCTGCTGAAGATAAGCAGCAAATCTGTCCAGATATTGTGAATAAGGAAGGATTGCATAGGTCGTTGCGGCATAGAAATTACGGTACCAGATTCCTAAAAGTCCCATTAATACAGGGATGTTTTCGGAAAAATCAGCAGTCTGGAAATGTTGGTCCGTATCAGAAGCTCCTTTCAGAAGCTCTTCAAAATTGTCATATCCTACTGCCAGAACAATGCTCAGGCCAATAGCACTCCAAAGAGAGTATCTTCCGCCTACCCAGTCCCAGAATTCAAAGATGTTTTCTTCTGCAATTCCGAATTTTTTAACGGCATCAACATTGGTGGATAAAGCCACAAAATGTTTTGCCACATCTTCTTCTTTTCCGGCTTTCAGGAACCAGTCTTTAGCCGAATTGGCATTGGTCATTGTTTCCTGAGTTGTAAAAGTCTTGGAAGCAATGATGAACAATGTTGTTTCTGGATCCAGTTTCTTAACAGTTTCTGCGATGTGATTGCCATCAACATTTGAAACGAAATGAACGTTTAGTCTTGTTTTGAAATGCTTTAAAGCAGAACAAACCATGACAGGTCCTAAGTCTGAACCTCCGATTCCGATATTGACAACATCAGTAATTTCTTTTCCGCTGAAACCTTTGTGTTCCCCTGAAATAATTTTCTCAGAGAAAGCTTTCATATGGTCAAGAACTCTTTTGATCTGAGGTTTTATATTTTCACCGTCTACGATGATCTCTTTATCTGAAAAATCCCTCAAAGCGGTGTGAAGTACTGCTCTTCCTTCTGTTTCATTGATTTTATCGCCTGAAAACATTTTAGAAATAGCCTCTTTAAGTTCACATTCATCAGCAAGTTGTAGTAAAAGCTCCTTCGTTCTTGAATCGATTAGATTTTTAGAATAGTCAAAAAGAAAGTGGTCTTTCTGCAAAGAGAATTCTTTAAAACGATCCGGATTGTACTGGAAAAGACTTCTCATGTCAAAGTCGTTGCCTGCAAAATGTTCGTCAAGAGCTTTCCAGCTGCTGGTTTGTAAAGGATTTATTTTTGATAGCATATTTTCGGAATTATATAGATTCAGAAAATGATAGGCCGGATTAAAATATTTAAAATCCATATCATTTTATTTCTGATCTGCAAATTTAAGGAAAAATAAAACCTCAGATAAATTTGAGCGGGATAAATAACATTTTTTTAAAGAACAAAACCTCAGATCAGGTCTGAGGTTTCATGGTTATTGTTTTTTGAAAGATGTATGGGAATGTTATTCTTCCATTTCGTTTAGAATGTTTTCAAGACGTTTGGCATTTCTTCCGTAGATGTATTTTGTCCATAAGACAATGCCTGCCACAATGGCTACAGTTCCTAATAGTACAGCCAGAATTAAAGACTGTTGGTAAGAATCTGCAATGTTTCCTAAAGATTTTCCTTTTTTCTCCAGTATATTGTAGAATTCAAGGCCTAATGTGATCATGAAGTGAGGAAGAAGCAGGAATCCAAAAGACTGATACCTTTCCATATTGAGTTTTAATTCATGATATATTTTCCAAAGACTGTTTTTGGTATTTCCGGTATACAGTTCGGTCTGCTTATAAAATTTGTAGAATCCGAACAGATAATAGGAAGATATCACGACAAGCATTGCGTAAGAGGTATAATAAATAATATACTGTGATGGAGGGAAATCCAGCTGCTGAGGGAAGAATGCGATAAGAATAACCGCAATAACCTGCATTGGAAACTCTGCCTTCATGCTTTTCTGTATTTTTTCAATAGGATGCTTGCTTTTCTTTAGTTGTTCTATATTGTTGGGAATATTGACGCTGTTGCCGTCTTCGTTATTCCATTGTTCTTTTAATTGATCAAAATTCATAGCCTGATTTTTTTATGATTTGCTGTATTTTTTCTTTCGTTCTGTTAAGTTTTACGCGGGCATTGCCTTCGCTGAGCCCCAGGTTGTTCCCAATCTCTTTATGGGACATGCCTTCCATGAAATAAAATATGATTGCTTTTTCAAGTGCCTTAAGTTCCTGAACAGCATTGTAAAATACTTCTAACTGACGGTCCTTCGCAGGATTGTAATCTTCAGCCTGTACTTCAAAATGCTCGGGTACATCGGTTTGATTACTGGTCCGCTTTTTTTCTTTTTTTAAATAGGTAATAGCGGTATTGATGGCAACGCGGTACATCCATGTAGAAAATTCACTGTCGCCTTTGAAGTTCTGGTAAGATTTCCAAAGCTGGATAAGAATCTCCTGCTGAAGGTCTTCCCGGTCTTCTACGGAGTCGGCATAGATTCGGGAGGCCTTGTACAAAATGCCTTTGTGTTGATTGATAAGCTTTAAGAAAGCGGTTTCAGTTTGACTGCTCACAATAATTCATGGTTTGGTTATAGTTTATAGGCTTGATACAGGTTTTACAGTATATCCTTTTGCTCTTAAAAGAGGGATAATTCCGTTGTCACCCATAAGATGAGCGCCTCCTACTGCAAAGAAAGCACTTTCTTTCTTCATCATTTCAGGCATTTTTTCTGCCCAGTTT includes:
- the pgi gene encoding glucose-6-phosphate isomerase, which translates into the protein MLSKINPLQTSSWKALDEHFAGNDFDMRSLFQYNPDRFKEFSLQKDHFLFDYSKNLIDSRTKELLLQLADECELKEAISKMFSGDKINETEGRAVLHTALRDFSDKEIIVDGENIKPQIKRVLDHMKAFSEKIISGEHKGFSGKEITDVVNIGIGGSDLGPVMVCSALKHFKTRLNVHFVSNVDGNHIAETVKKLDPETTLFIIASKTFTTQETMTNANSAKDWFLKAGKEEDVAKHFVALSTNVDAVKKFGIAEENIFEFWDWVGGRYSLWSAIGLSIVLAVGYDNFEELLKGASDTDQHFQTADFSENIPVLMGLLGIWYRNFYAATTYAILPYSQYLDRFAAYLQQGDMESNGKCVDRNGEFVEYETGPIIWGEPGTNGQHAFYQLIHQGTELIPADFIAYVKSSNAVSDHQPKLLANFFAQTEALAFGKSEEEVEQELSNEGKSDEEIDRLLNYKVFHGNTPTNSILFNELTPFSLGQLIAMYEHKIFVQGVIWNIFSFDQFGVELGKVLANKILPELENNEAVNSHDSSTNGLINYYKGNK
- a CDS encoding RNA polymerase sigma factor, coding for MSSQTETAFLKLINQHKGILYKASRIYADSVEDREDLQQEILIQLWKSYQNFKGDSEFSTWMYRVAINTAITYLKKEKKRTSNQTDVPEHFEVQAEDYNPAKDRQLEVFYNAVQELKALEKAIIFYFMEGMSHKEIGNNLGLSEGNARVKLNRTKEKIQQIIKKSGYEF